From one Gracilibacillus salinarum genomic stretch:
- a CDS encoding TrkH family potassium uptake protein translates to MFANIKTFFNKLGNLSGIQLIVLFYLFAAVFSTVLLRMPFLHQDGMQVTWLDSFFTAVSAISVTGLTVFSTADTFNYAGYIALAFVLQFGGIGIMTLGTFVYILLGKKVGFRARQLIQIDQNRSTLAGLVKLMVRILRTILFIEFIGGLVLAIYFLSYFDSWQEAFMQGFFASISATTNAGFDITGASLIPFANDYYVQFINMILLILGAIGFPVLLEVQEVLWGRYKNLEWKYHFSLYTKITTITFFILIVAGAIGIYMFEAQHFLQGKSWHESLFYSLFQSVTTRNGGLATMDVSEFSTPTLLLLCALMFIGASPSSVGGGIRTTTFAIMMLAIFHYAKGHETIKVFKREVDPEDVSRSFIVAVTAFMLCGGAITLLIWIEPLNNMALVFEAFSAFGTTGLSLGITADLSIAGKLIIIALMFIGRIGIFSFLFLVRGHDVKDRYHYPKEKMIIG, encoded by the coding sequence GTGTTTGCAAACATAAAAACCTTCTTTAACAAATTGGGAAACTTATCCGGTATCCAGCTGATTGTCTTGTTTTATTTATTTGCGGCAGTCTTTTCTACAGTTCTGTTGCGTATGCCTTTTTTACATCAGGATGGTATGCAGGTAACATGGCTGGATAGTTTTTTTACAGCAGTCAGTGCGATTAGTGTAACGGGTTTAACGGTTTTTTCTACAGCTGATACTTTTAATTATGCAGGGTATATTGCCTTGGCGTTTGTCCTTCAATTCGGTGGGATTGGCATCATGACATTAGGGACTTTTGTGTACATACTTCTTGGAAAAAAAGTAGGTTTTCGCGCAAGACAATTAATCCAGATTGACCAGAATCGAAGTACGTTGGCTGGGCTGGTAAAGTTAATGGTCCGGATATTGCGGACGATCCTATTTATTGAATTTATTGGTGGACTTGTACTTGCAATCTATTTCTTAAGTTACTTTGATTCATGGCAAGAAGCTTTTATGCAAGGATTCTTTGCATCGATTAGTGCTACGACTAATGCAGGATTTGATATTACTGGTGCATCGTTAATCCCGTTTGCAAATGACTATTATGTGCAATTTATTAATATGATTTTATTAATTTTGGGTGCCATTGGTTTTCCTGTATTACTCGAAGTACAGGAAGTATTATGGGGCAGATACAAAAATCTGGAGTGGAAATATCATTTTTCCCTGTATACGAAAATAACGACGATTACTTTTTTTATTTTGATTGTGGCAGGGGCAATCGGTATTTACATGTTTGAAGCACAACATTTTTTACAAGGGAAGTCTTGGCATGAGTCATTGTTCTACAGTCTCTTCCAATCGGTGACAACGCGTAATGGTGGTTTAGCGACAATGGATGTGTCGGAATTCAGTACACCGACTTTACTCCTGTTATGCGCGCTTATGTTCATTGGGGCGTCACCTAGCAGTGTTGGCGGCGGTATCAGGACAACGACATTTGCGATCATGATGCTGGCGATTTTTCATTATGCAAAAGGGCATGAGACGATTAAGGTATTTAAGCGGGAAGTTGATCCAGAGGATGTGTCACGATCGTTTATCGTTGCTGTTACGGCATTCATGCTTTGTGGTGGGGCTATTACTTTGTTGATTTGGATCGAACCTCTAAACAATATGGCGTTAGTATTTGAGGCATTCTCAGCATTTGGAACAACAGGCCTGTCGCTTGGCATAACCGCTGACTTATCTATCGCTGGAAAACTGATTATTATTGCCTTAATGTTCATCGGTCGCATCGGTATTTTTTCATTCCTTTTCCTTGTTAGGGGACATGATGTGAAAGATCGTTATCATTATCCAAAAGAAAAGATGATAATCGGTTAG
- a CDS encoding TrkH family potassium uptake protein, whose product MEIIDAIKKKTKQWSAIHHIVTYYLLAVVISTIIVSLPFFHNPGVELPFIDAMFTAVTSISVTGLTAVSIPDTFNPAGQIAIAVILHLGGIGIMTMGTFIWVILGRKIGLRSRKMIMVDQNSKTLAGLVKLLLAIFKLILLIEVVGAAILSIHFLSYFDGVGEAIRHGIFASVSATTNGGLDITGASLIPYADDYFVQFINMILIILGAIGFPVLVEVQEVLKGRSKALNDRHKFSLFTKITTVTFFWLVVIGAVSIYLLERNAFFADKSWHETLFYSLFQSVTSRSGGLATMDVTQFSTETLFFMSVLMFIGASPSSVGGGIRTTTFAIMLLTIWNYAKGNSSIKVFDREIHQEDMLRSFIVIATSLMLCAGSVVLLNKTEPFSLMEIIFEVASAFGTTGLSMGITPDLSIFGKCLIMCLMFIGRIGIFTFLFIIRGDDTKDRFHYPTERIIIG is encoded by the coding sequence ATGGAAATTATAGATGCTATTAAAAAGAAAACCAAACAATGGTCCGCCATTCATCATATTGTAACGTATTACTTATTAGCGGTAGTTATTTCAACAATCATTGTGAGCTTACCTTTTTTTCATAATCCAGGGGTAGAGCTTCCTTTTATTGATGCAATGTTTACTGCTGTTACTTCAATAAGTGTTACGGGGCTCACGGCTGTTTCCATTCCAGATACCTTTAACCCGGCTGGTCAGATTGCTATAGCTGTCATACTGCACCTGGGTGGAATTGGTATTATGACAATGGGAACATTTATCTGGGTGATATTAGGTAGGAAAATTGGTCTTAGAAGCCGAAAGATGATCATGGTTGATCAGAATAGTAAGACGCTTGCAGGACTTGTAAAGCTGTTATTAGCCATCTTTAAATTAATCTTATTAATTGAAGTGGTTGGTGCGGCCATCTTGTCGATTCATTTTCTCAGTTATTTTGATGGTGTTGGAGAAGCGATCAGGCATGGTATTTTTGCATCTGTAAGTGCTACGACTAATGGTGGGCTTGATATTACAGGGGCTTCCTTGATTCCGTATGCGGATGATTATTTTGTGCAATTTATTAATATGATTTTAATTATTCTCGGTGCCATTGGCTTTCCGGTACTGGTTGAAGTACAGGAAGTGTTAAAGGGCCGTTCAAAAGCGTTAAACGACAGACATAAATTTTCGCTGTTTACCAAAATTACTACAGTGACGTTCTTTTGGCTCGTTGTCATTGGAGCGGTTAGCATTTATTTGTTGGAACGGAATGCCTTCTTTGCGGACAAATCATGGCATGAAACCTTGTTCTACAGTCTATTCCAATCAGTGACGAGTCGAAGTGGAGGGTTAGCAACCATGGATGTTACCCAATTCTCGACAGAGACCTTGTTTTTTATGAGTGTGTTGATGTTTATTGGTGCCTCGCCAAGCAGTGTTGGTGGCGGTATTCGAACGACTACCTTCGCGATAATGCTGTTGACGATTTGGAATTATGCGAAAGGAAATTCCAGTATTAAAGTATTTGATCGCGAAATTCACCAGGAAGATATGTTGCGTTCTTTCATCGTTATTGCGACGTCCTTAATGTTATGTGCCGGATCGGTTGTGCTATTAAACAAAACCGAGCCATTTTCTTTAATGGAGATCATTTTTGAAGTTGCATCTGCCTTCGGTACAACAGGTCTTTCGATGGGAATTACACCAGACTTGTCGATCTTCGGCAAATGTCTGATCATGTGTCTAATGTTTATCGGAAGAATCGGGATTTTCACATTCCTGTTCATTATCCGCGGAGACGATACAAAAGACAGATTCCATTATCCAACCGAACGAATTATTATCGGCTAA